A region of Natrinema sp. CBA1119 DNA encodes the following proteins:
- a CDS encoding Ig-like domain-containing protein, protein MRKLIIISIAVVVLLSISVAPTVAQTDDWPDDSHKETTSGSHTGLITSNDDSDQFQVPVSSNSVIDLSLSKEAGQEVYADISYPGGSSYLRNDGGTGESTQVTIEEDGFVYVDVEGQPGTSEDFSWGVSVNDTGVRDQWNDEADNQVGLGSHTGEINSNDDLDTFQVPVSANSVIDLSLSKQIGQEVYADISYPGGSSYLRNDGGTGDSDQVTVEEDGFVYVDVEGEPGTSDDFSWEVSVNDTGARDQWNDEADNQVGLGSHTGEINSNDDLDTFQVPVSANSVIDLSLSKQIGQEVYADISYPGGSSYLRNDGGTGDSDQVTVEEDGFVYVDVEGEPGASDDFSWEVLVNDTGVRDQWNDEADNQVSLGSHTGEINSNDDLDAFQIPVSGSTELDIGLSKNSGQDVHADIRYPGGSSYLSNEEGSSDSTQVTVEEDGFVYVDIEGESGTGEDFPWTVTVREAGSGPSANDVSVLASEGTPVTGTFDARDPNGDSLSYAVTSGPNHGTVSTNGDSFTYTPESGYSGTDSFTYEVSDGNGGTATATVTINVTENSSEYENEEGIVDTPGLQAGIDDWRAGTVSTTKLRAVIGAWRTGSGIN, encoded by the coding sequence ATGAGGAAACTGATTATCATATCGATAGCAGTTGTAGTGCTGCTATCGATCAGTGTAGCACCCACAGTGGCACAGACAGATGACTGGCCTGACGACAGTCACAAGGAGACGACCAGTGGTTCACACACAGGGTTGATTACCTCCAATGATGACAGCGATCAGTTTCAGGTTCCAGTTTCATCAAATAGTGTAATCGATCTCAGCCTGTCAAAAGAAGCGGGTCAAGAGGTCTATGCGGATATTAGTTATCCGGGTGGAAGCAGCTACCTCCGGAACGATGGTGGGACTGGAGAATCAACTCAAGTAACTATCGAGGAAGACGGGTTCGTCTATGTTGATGTCGAAGGACAACCCGGTACTAGCGAGGACTTCTCCTGGGGAGTCTCAGTAAATGATACAGGTGTCCGTGATCAATGGAATGACGAGGCAGATAATCAGGTTGGCCTCGGGTCACACACAGGAGAGATCAACTCTAACGATGATCTGGACACGTTCCAAGTGCCAGTCTCAGCCAATAGCGTGATTGATCTGAGTCTGTCAAAACAGATCGGTCAAGAAGTCTATGCGGATATTAGTTATCCGGGTGGAAGCAGTTATCTCCGGAACGATGGTGGGACAGGAGACTCAGACCAGGTAACCGTCGAAGAGGATGGATTTGTCTATGTTGATGTTGAAGGGGAACCTGGTACTAGCGATGACTTCTCATGGGAAGTCTCGGTAAACGATACAGGTGCCCGTGATCAGTGGAATGACGAGGCAGATAATCAGGTTGGCCTCGGGTCACACACAGGAGAGATCAACTCTAACGATGATCTGGACACGTTCCAGGTGCCAGTCTCAGCCAATAGCGTGATTGATCTAAGTCTGTCAAAACAGATCGGTCAAGAAGTCTATGCGGATATTAGTTATCCGGGTGGAAGTAGTTATCTCCGGAACGATGGTGGGACAGGAGACTCAGACCAGGTAACCGTCGAAGAAGATGGATTTGTCTATGTTGATGTTGAAGGGGAACCTGGTGCTAGCGATGACTTCTCATGGGAAGTCTTGGTAAACGATACAGGTGTCCGTGATCAGTGGAACGACGAGGCAGATAATCAGGTTAGTCTCGGGTCACACACAGGAGAGATCAACTCCAACGATGACTTGGACGCGTTCCAAATTCCCGTTTCAGGCAGTACAGAACTAGATATTGGCCTGTCGAAAAATAGTGGCCAAGACGTACACGCAGACATCAGATATCCGGGCGGAAGTAGCTACCTCAGCAATGAGGAGGGATCTAGTGACTCGACACAGGTGACCGTCGAAGAAGACGGCTTTGTCTATGTTGATATTGAAGGTGAGTCCGGTACTGGCGAGGACTTCCCATGGACGGTCACTGTCAGAGAAGCAGGCAGTGGTCCAAGTGCTAATGATGTCTCAGTCTTAGCAAGTGAAGGGACGCCAGTGACGGGAACGTTCGATGCACGCGATCCGAATGGTGACTCGCTATCATATGCTGTAACAAGTGGCCCAAACCACGGGACGGTCTCGACAAATGGTGACTCATTCACCTACACGCCCGAATCAGGCTATTCTGGGACAGACTCCTTCACGTATGAGGTGAGTGATGGTAATGGTGGTACTGCCACTGCGACGGTTACGATCAACGTCACAGAAAATAGCAGTGAGTACGAGAATGAGGAAGGAATCGTTGACACTCCTGGGCTTCAAGCAGGAATTGACGACTGGCGGGCAGGAACGGTATCAACCACCAAGTTGAGAGCGGTTATTGGGGCTTGGCGAACCGGTTCAGGGATCAATTAG
- a CDS encoding BGTF surface domain-containing protein: MTGNPSYREKGRAVFLAALMVLSVVAMSAAFAGGAAAQVSSADRTVEDTELAPGESTTVTVDVQLDQEQSLFVAEKFGPAVSAASINSSATNPSPDFDGVNNANTELFADWGSVSEVTLVYEVTISENATVGEEYTISSANASDAQLGTDTITVVSDDNNGDDGNNGDDGNNGDDGNNGDDGNTDADATVDRSNLDGQIYFAGQQIAIEGFNAGDQVQLREGDRESSSHQENINADDSGVVHVDTSGFDGDYLIRGPDGTNYGPFEVTEQDVGFAFDSDEVNTGSTANLVFEDDNRGDTVDLLISTENDLDADELASIFEDASVHDEDDDVVRVEDVSEDDEIEANFSDVNAGNYTFTVEVSDTTASDSASMSVTDVDRTLEFSQDTFEDDQGDIVEISTDVQGHDNFWMTLEEEGVEDPYGLNLSVSDIDHEALDGDSLTIEFNTYEAGNSDNAVVASSDNATVTVEDEELPAGFDYSENRIASGDFELELYDENPFDSSDAEAIDIAFVALNERSTSGLTHWIAPGDAEYEDMSERLDAATERSTVAQEDLLIAQVEASGLEGSIQDDSDFGANGVHFSISDTESARYGGTDTYQIQNSDDLTFVSDLENDRFYVLIDESNLDELEAGETWESMFEVTEDNPYVADEESEELVSGEFSVEERSMEIVGDFAENEDGDEILQVSHSENAELTAETNIAPGTDVQFRLRHDTEISFETAEVGEDNTVSQTVNLSERVAGDEFDLRVRDQANQNNVDNTGAVIVAASQPNITVEGDAPSEVQVGEDATLDVTVTNDGDAAGTVDFHIDIDGETVHQEEVTVEAGSTYDASADFNTSSEGDISWETHAGDDASDSGTLTVTKGDGSDGSDGSDGSDGSDGSDGSDGSDGSDGDDGSDGSDGSDGSDGSDGSDDGTPGFGVGVALVALLGAAMLALRRQN, from the coding sequence ATGACAGGAAACCCATCATATCGCGAAAAGGGACGTGCCGTGTTCCTGGCCGCGCTTATGGTACTTTCCGTTGTCGCCATGTCCGCAGCGTTTGCGGGCGGCGCGGCAGCGCAAGTTAGTAGCGCTGACCGCACTGTCGAGGACACCGAACTCGCACCTGGTGAATCCACGACAGTGACGGTTGATGTACAGTTAGACCAAGAACAGAGCCTCTTCGTCGCTGAGAAGTTCGGTCCGGCTGTCAGTGCAGCCTCGATCAACAGCTCCGCAACGAACCCGTCCCCAGACTTTGATGGCGTTAACAACGCGAACACTGAACTGTTCGCTGACTGGGGCAGCGTCTCCGAAGTGACCCTCGTCTACGAGGTGACCATCTCGGAAAACGCTACCGTTGGTGAAGAGTACACCATCAGTTCCGCTAACGCGAGCGACGCCCAGCTGGGTACTGACACCATTACGGTCGTTTCCGACGACAACAACGGTGACGACGGCAACAATGGTGACGACGGCAACAACGGTGACGACGGCAACAACGGTGACGACGGCAACACCGACGCCGACGCCACGGTTGACCGCAGTAACCTCGATGGCCAAATCTACTTCGCTGGTCAGCAAATCGCTATTGAAGGCTTCAACGCTGGCGACCAGGTTCAGCTCCGGGAAGGTGACAGGGAAAGCAGCAGTCACCAGGAGAATATCAACGCAGACGACAGCGGTGTCGTCCATGTTGACACCTCCGGCTTCGATGGCGACTACCTCATCCGCGGTCCGGACGGGACGAACTACGGACCGTTCGAAGTGACCGAGCAGGATGTCGGGTTTGCATTCGACAGTGACGAAGTCAACACTGGATCGACCGCGAACCTCGTCTTCGAGGACGACAACCGTGGCGACACAGTTGACCTCTTGATCAGTACCGAAAACGATCTCGATGCTGACGAGCTCGCGTCCATCTTCGAGGATGCGAGTGTCCACGACGAGGATGACGATGTTGTCCGCGTCGAGGACGTCTCCGAGGACGACGAGATCGAAGCTAACTTCTCCGATGTTAATGCGGGCAACTACACGTTCACTGTTGAGGTCTCCGACACGACGGCCTCGGACAGTGCATCCATGAGCGTCACTGACGTTGATCGCACGCTCGAATTCAGTCAGGACACCTTCGAGGACGATCAGGGTGACATTGTCGAGATCTCCACTGATGTCCAAGGTCACGACAACTTCTGGATGACTCTCGAGGAAGAGGGCGTTGAGGATCCGTACGGACTCAACCTCTCGGTCTCCGACATTGATCACGAAGCACTTGACGGTGACTCGCTCACTATCGAGTTCAACACCTACGAAGCTGGTAACTCCGACAACGCAGTTGTTGCGAGTTCCGACAACGCGACGGTGACGGTTGAAGACGAAGAACTGCCGGCCGGCTTCGACTACTCCGAGAACCGTATCGCAAGTGGCGACTTCGAACTGGAGCTCTACGATGAGAACCCGTTCGATAGTAGTGACGCTGAAGCGATTGACATTGCGTTCGTTGCGCTCAACGAGCGGAGTACCAGTGGCCTGACCCACTGGATCGCACCTGGCGACGCTGAGTACGAGGACATGTCTGAGCGCCTCGACGCTGCCACCGAGCGCAGCACTGTTGCTCAGGAAGATCTGCTCATCGCCCAGGTGGAAGCCAGTGGCCTCGAAGGCTCCATCCAGGATGACAGTGACTTCGGCGCCAACGGCGTCCACTTCAGCATCAGTGACACCGAGTCCGCGCGCTACGGTGGAACTGACACCTACCAGATCCAGAACAGCGACGACCTGACGTTCGTCTCTGACCTCGAGAACGACCGGTTCTACGTCCTGATCGACGAGAGCAACCTCGACGAACTCGAGGCTGGCGAGACCTGGGAGTCCATGTTCGAGGTTACGGAAGACAACCCATACGTCGCTGACGAAGAGAGCGAAGAACTGGTCTCCGGCGAGTTCTCCGTCGAGGAGCGCTCCATGGAGATCGTCGGTGACTTCGCTGAAAACGAAGATGGCGACGAAATCCTGCAGGTTTCGCACTCCGAGAACGCGGAACTGACCGCAGAGACCAACATCGCGCCCGGTACTGACGTGCAGTTCCGCCTGCGCCACGACACCGAGATCAGCTTCGAAACGGCTGAAGTCGGTGAGGACAACACGGTCTCGCAGACTGTGAACCTCTCCGAACGTGTGGCTGGCGATGAATTCGACCTCCGCGTCCGCGACCAGGCTAACCAGAACAACGTCGACAACACCGGCGCTGTAATCGTCGCTGCATCCCAACCTAACATCACCGTCGAAGGTGACGCACCCTCTGAGGTCCAGGTTGGTGAAGACGCCACGCTCGACGTGACCGTCACGAACGACGGCGACGCCGCTGGTACTGTCGACTTCCACATCGACATCGACGGCGAGACCGTCCACCAGGAAGAGGTCACTGTTGAAGCTGGCAGCACGTACGACGCCAGTGCAGACTTCAACACCAGCTCCGAAGGCGACATCAGCTGGGAGACCCACGCTGGCGACGACGCCAGCGACTCCGGTACGCTGACCGTCACGAAGGGCGACGGCTCCGACGGTAGTGACGGCTCCGACGGTTCCGACGGTAGTGACGGATCTGACGGCTCCGACGGTTCCGACGGCTCCGACGGTGACGACGGCTCCGACGGTAGTGACGGATCCGACGGCTCCGATGGTTCCGACGGCAGTGACGATGGCACGCCCGGCTTCGGTGTCGGCGTCGCTCTCGTCGCACTCCTCGGCGCTGCCATGCTGGCACTCCGCCGTCAGAACTAA
- a CDS encoding homing endonuclease associated repeat-containing protein produces the protein MGTRTDDEYLSELQRLADEHGEPVTREDIKEHGQYSPTPYHREFDSLFEARKEAGLERGLDRHEARIETDTKHGSRPRHCWPIFAM, from the coding sequence ATGGGTACACGAACAGACGATGAGTATCTCAGCGAACTCCAGCGGCTTGCCGACGAACATGGCGAGCCAGTGACGCGCGAAGACATCAAAGAGCACGGGCAGTACAGTCCAACGCCGTACCATCGGGAGTTCGACTCACTCTTCGAGGCGCGCAAGGAGGCGGGCCTTGAGCGCGGGCTGGACCGACACGAAGCACGGATCGAGACCGACACGAAGCACGGATCGAGACCGAGGCATTGCTGGCCGATCTTCGCGATGTGA
- a CDS encoding homing endonuclease associated repeat-containing protein: MLAELQQLGDEVGQPPSMSDMIDHGQHSPSTYQARFDSWYDALEAAGFDCDRPSAPVTRDQLLADLQRLADEHGEPVTTSVIDTHGQYSISTYFRTFESLATAREAAGLDSGQERATGDIDTETLLAEFERVADTVDGRPTIADITEHGQYSASPYRDRFGSWTAALEAAGYDPASVSEGPTTRDELLADLQRLADEHGKPVRTTDIREHGNHSTTTIIATLTRCRKPSNSLAWKNRHTELLPHHRVFRLLDLLVLGEFGIGLLLVDAELGQCDGDQEILLSIGERHHRRCHGSVYKLSRHRNAGQRPALSPHPLEVICRQGRDRDRCA, from the coding sequence TTGCTCGCCGAACTCCAGCAGCTTGGTGATGAGGTTGGTCAACCACCATCGATGTCAGATATGATCGACCACGGCCAGCACTCGCCGTCGACATATCAGGCTCGGTTTGACTCCTGGTACGATGCGCTCGAGGCTGCTGGCTTCGATTGTGACCGACCATCTGCGCCAGTGACCCGTGACCAATTACTCGCCGACCTCCAACGACTCGCCGACGAACATGGCGAGCCGGTAACCACATCGGTTATCGACACACACGGCCAATATAGCATCTCGACATATTTCCGGACCTTCGAGTCACTCGCAACAGCCCGTGAGGCGGCAGGACTCGACTCTGGTCAGGAACGTGCAACCGGCGATATCGATACAGAGACGCTCCTGGCTGAATTCGAGCGGGTCGCCGACACGGTTGATGGTCGTCCCACGATCGCCGACATCACCGAACATGGGCAGTACTCGGCGTCACCCTACCGAGATCGGTTTGGATCGTGGACAGCGGCGCTCGAGGCCGCCGGCTATGACCCTGCTTCTGTGTCCGAAGGGCCGACAACACGCGACGAGCTGTTAGCCGATCTCCAGCGGTTGGCGGACGAGCATGGGAAGCCTGTTCGAACGACGGATATTCGCGAACATGGAAACCATAGCACGACAACTATTATCGCCACTTTGACTCGTTGTCGGAAGCCTTCGAACTCGCTGGCGTGGAAGAATAGACACACGGAGTTACTCCCTCATCATCGCGTCTTTCGCCTTCTGGATCTGCTTGTGCTCGGCGAGTTTGGGATCGGCCTGCTCTTAGTGGACGCTGAACTCGGTCAGTGCGACGGCGATCAGGAGATCCTCCTGTCGATTGGTGAGAGACATCACCGGCGTTGCCACGGCTCCGTATATAAACTCTCGCGTCACAGAAACGCCGGCCAGAGGCCAGCGTTGAGCCCCCATCCCCTGGAGGTGATCTGTCGCCAGGGGAGGGACCGAGACCGATGTGCGTGA
- a CDS encoding surface glycoprotein yields MTGDNTTEKLRAVLLATMMVISVVAMTTAFAGSAAAATNVSSGNQDVVLGAEAQSLGTSTTSFTISETTDDFGGSGSGEITVPDGVTFNQTQSDLTVRQTSSGSLSNVRFTDSQTIKFDYSGFSSTSADSISFGQLYMDVSQDAGSSFKVDTRVGVNSQSLTITTHQASISGPSGSFGAASTGNNIGTVTVSTATVDGQIGNQTDLIIYANQSNGVTLDTSVDVASTITDNNDNVNESAATISEEKIVVPVTSDFAAGDSVDLDGLAVNLTADASDSALTVEATPASDTGGSLTSTTGNQIAVTKPGVSLGSSFDLAVGQEGQATGDTITVTSSANGDIGDGTNVTVMLNDSDVTFDTSGTVTATVNNVTGPNGETAESKNAPAVVNENNLTVNVSGDFEATDNVVFSGFSLNVTNQPADGTDVKVSAQTQSSPNGAVITSEDTGTFITLQRPDYTYNGDTVDVDNDGEDQNALKDITVASATDSDIADNTNITISIADGSGVTFDQSDSNTLTLGFDDTATQVNPAVINEQNVTVEVKNFDSSGEAVVFQNIGVNVTADATNTTLAVTTNTSDSEVTTVLSNNVVVVNEVSPTQIAADPDVSDGDDFTNGNDVSATKPQVTNTITGQVRLQDDTGANFGAGDMNLEIVSTPEGSSGASLNTSTVTTASDGTADFNFTAGDKTGDYVVNATIAGTSTGVNITYTSQSGPVADITVTNVEDAIKGTATNDKQTAVLKVQALDAQGNPVSSSVDTSFTISSPDAENFAVDNWVNSTGQLADGTATGESIDASTGNLKLADNGTAYVSFTDPAAEDVTMEVEYGSSSDSGTVTIYDNIGQVSLELNESSVIRGDTVQADATIKQSDGTVITVPDITVNFDDNSNSNTTVNSASADTNGDGVASVTVSADSAGTSTIDAVTNLKKGSATLTIEDPTLTVSTDVDSVTVGEETTVNTTVTYENNGSAVEGATLNVTGAGVDVADQTTDANGTAQFTVNASEAGDITVNATLAGTNMGQATITAEPAAQPDISVDYDVDSETVEVGENVTVTATVTNAGDAAGSADVTFNADGTEVENQSVDVDANNSTTVEFTTSFDSAGSHNVSINDLNATEITVQAPASFDVSYDVDKENITVGETLNVTATVENTGDLSGETTVYFHAAGDEYTNTTVSVDAGNSTEIVQEIYLPEEAGSYNVSVNDLEPTEITVEEAASDEPTVSDYANENGVVELSGLSTAIDDWRSSEIGLGLLSDVIDAWRSGESVDS; encoded by the coding sequence ATGACAGGCGATAATACGACAGAGAAGTTGCGCGCAGTACTTCTCGCGACCATGATGGTCATCTCGGTCGTCGCGATGACCACCGCGTTCGCAGGCAGTGCGGCCGCAGCGACAAATGTCAGCTCAGGCAATCAGGATGTGGTGTTGGGTGCCGAAGCCCAATCTCTAGGGACGAGTACAACATCGTTCACCATTTCCGAAACTACTGATGATTTCGGAGGATCTGGCTCCGGTGAAATCACCGTTCCGGACGGAGTAACATTCAATCAGACTCAGTCTGACTTGACAGTACGGCAGACCAGCAGCGGGTCGCTCAGCAATGTCCGGTTTACCGACTCCCAGACGATCAAGTTCGACTATAGTGGGTTCAGTTCCACTAGTGCTGATTCTATCAGCTTCGGACAGCTCTATATGGATGTGAGTCAGGACGCCGGATCATCCTTCAAGGTTGACACCCGCGTGGGGGTTAATTCTCAATCACTAACGATCACCACCCATCAGGCATCTATCTCTGGCCCCAGCGGGAGCTTCGGAGCGGCATCGACCGGGAATAATATTGGAACTGTCACGGTCAGTACCGCAACCGTCGATGGTCAGATCGGTAACCAGACGGACCTGATCATCTACGCGAATCAATCGAACGGAGTTACGCTCGATACGAGTGTCGATGTTGCATCGACGATTACGGACAATAATGATAACGTGAATGAGTCGGCAGCGACGATCTCGGAAGAGAAAATCGTCGTGCCGGTCACGAGTGACTTTGCGGCCGGTGACTCGGTGGATCTAGATGGCTTGGCCGTCAACCTGACTGCCGATGCCAGTGATTCCGCGCTGACCGTGGAAGCAACCCCTGCCAGTGATACTGGAGGATCACTCACCTCGACTACTGGCAATCAGATCGCGGTCACAAAACCAGGTGTTAGCCTTGGGTCTTCGTTCGACCTTGCGGTTGGACAGGAGGGTCAGGCTACTGGTGATACGATCACGGTCACCTCGTCTGCAAATGGTGACATCGGTGATGGGACGAATGTGACTGTGATGCTGAATGACAGTGACGTCACGTTCGATACCTCCGGTACAGTCACTGCTACGGTTAACAATGTGACTGGACCGAATGGGGAGACTGCTGAAAGCAAGAATGCACCAGCAGTCGTTAACGAAAACAACCTGACTGTGAACGTCTCTGGTGACTTTGAAGCCACTGACAATGTTGTGTTCAGTGGCTTCTCGCTGAACGTCACGAACCAGCCTGCTGACGGCACTGATGTCAAGGTCAGTGCTCAGACACAGTCTTCACCGAATGGCGCTGTAATCACGAGTGAAGACACTGGGACGTTCATCACCCTTCAGCGTCCTGACTATACCTACAACGGTGATACCGTTGACGTGGACAACGACGGTGAAGACCAGAACGCTCTGAAGGATATTACCGTCGCATCGGCGACTGACAGTGATATTGCCGATAACACTAATATCACTATCAGCATTGCAGACGGTTCTGGAGTGACGTTCGACCAAAGTGATAGTAATACTCTGACTCTTGGCTTTGATGACACTGCAACACAGGTTAACCCTGCGGTCATCAACGAACAGAACGTCACCGTAGAAGTCAAGAACTTCGACAGTTCTGGAGAAGCCGTTGTCTTCCAGAACATCGGTGTCAACGTCACGGCGGACGCGACGAACACCACGCTCGCGGTGACGACGAACACCAGTGATTCGGAGGTCACGACCGTCCTCTCGAATAATGTCGTCGTCGTCAACGAGGTCTCACCGACCCAGATCGCGGCTGACCCGGATGTCTCTGATGGTGATGACTTCACCAACGGCAACGATGTCAGTGCGACCAAGCCGCAGGTCACAAACACGATCACCGGGCAGGTGCGTCTTCAGGATGACACCGGCGCCAACTTCGGCGCTGGAGACATGAACCTTGAGATCGTCTCGACGCCTGAAGGATCGAGTGGTGCGTCGCTCAACACGAGCACTGTCACCACGGCTTCTGACGGCACTGCCGACTTCAACTTCACGGCTGGTGACAAAACTGGTGACTACGTGGTCAACGCCACGATCGCTGGTACGTCCACGGGCGTGAACATCACGTATACTTCCCAGTCGGGTCCCGTTGCTGACATCACTGTCACCAATGTCGAGGATGCGATCAAAGGAACTGCGACGAATGACAAGCAGACCGCAGTCCTGAAAGTTCAGGCGCTGGACGCACAAGGTAACCCTGTCAGCAGTTCCGTTGACACGTCATTCACGATTAGCAGTCCTGATGCAGAAAACTTCGCCGTGGATAACTGGGTCAACAGTACCGGTCAGTTAGCCGATGGGACGGCAACCGGTGAAAGTATCGACGCCAGTACTGGCAACTTGAAGCTGGCAGATAATGGTACTGCGTATGTCAGCTTCACAGATCCGGCCGCGGAAGACGTGACGATGGAAGTCGAATATGGCTCGAGTAGTGACTCTGGCACGGTGACCATCTACGACAACATCGGTCAGGTCTCGCTTGAGCTCAACGAATCGTCGGTCATCCGTGGCGATACCGTCCAGGCGGACGCCACGATCAAGCAGTCCGACGGGACGGTCATTACGGTCCCGGACATCACGGTCAACTTCGACGATAACAGTAACAGCAACACGACGGTCAACAGTGCAAGCGCTGACACGAACGGCGATGGCGTCGCAAGCGTCACCGTCTCCGCTGACAGTGCTGGCACGTCGACCATCGACGCTGTTACCAACCTCAAGAAGGGCAGTGCAACCCTCACGATCGAAGACCCGACACTCACCGTCTCGACTGACGTTGATTCGGTGACGGTCGGCGAGGAGACCACGGTCAACACCACGGTCACCTACGAGAACAACGGGAGTGCCGTTGAAGGTGCCACGCTGAACGTGACTGGTGCCGGCGTCGACGTTGCCGACCAGACCACGGACGCGAACGGCACTGCACAGTTCACGGTGAACGCTAGCGAAGCTGGTGACATCACGGTGAACGCAACGCTCGCCGGCACGAACATGGGTCAGGCGACAATCACGGCTGAACCCGCCGCACAGCCTGACATCTCCGTTGACTACGACGTCGACAGTGAGACCGTCGAAGTCGGCGAGAACGTGACTGTCACGGCGACGGTCACCAACGCAGGCGACGCAGCTGGCTCGGCTGACGTGACGTTCAACGCGGACGGCACGGAAGTTGAGAACCAGTCTGTTGACGTTGACGCGAACAACAGCACCACCGTCGAGTTCACCACGAGCTTCGACAGTGCTGGCTCGCACAACGTCTCGATCAACGACCTCAACGCGACTGAGATCACGGTGCAGGCACCTGCATCGTTTGACGTCAGCTACGACGTTGACAAAGAGAACATTACGGTCGGCGAGACGCTCAACGTGACCGCCACTGTTGAGAACACCGGCGACCTCAGCGGCGAGACGACAGTGTACTTCCACGCGGCTGGCGACGAGTACACCAACACGACCGTCTCCGTCGATGCGGGTAACTCCACGGAAATCGTCCAGGAGATCTACCTGCCCGAGGAGGCCGGCTCCTACAACGTCTCGGTCAACGACCTCGAACCGACGGAGATCACCGTCGAAGAGGCCGCGAGTGACGAACCGACTGTCTCCGACTACGCCAACGAGAACGGCGTCGTCGAGCTCTCGGGTCTCAGCACCGCCATCGACGACTGGCGCAGCAGTGAGATCGGTCTCGGTCTGCTGAGCGACGTCATCGATGCCTGGCGTAGCGGTGAATCCGTCGACTCGTAA
- a CDS encoding ComEC/Rec2 family competence protein, which yields MVLLGSICGPGVVAAESTNATELAVDDYADTETNTVETDGLRDAIGDWRNGEIDTGLLREVISYWRSGEPVGSDGDLEIHHIDVGQADSTLVVAPSGETMLIDSGYWRQDGSGVIAYLEEQGITRIDHLVTTHAHADHIGGHAEVINHFETNGDGVGAVYDPGVPATSQTYEDYLTAIDEHNVDLYEVAEGDSIAFGDATVQFLNPPENKSNDDLNDNSLAFTIEYGETTYLTTGDAEAAVEERMVAKWGDQLDADIYQAGHHGSSTSSTQPFIDIVDPKTAVISSGYDSQYDHPHDEVLQRFGEMALVRWLW from the coding sequence GTGGTACTCCTTGGATCCATCTGCGGACCTGGTGTTGTTGCGGCGGAGAGCACGAACGCAACGGAACTGGCAGTAGACGATTACGCTGACACAGAAACCAATACCGTCGAAACAGACGGGCTGCGTGATGCGATTGGCGATTGGCGAAATGGGGAAATCGATACCGGTTTGCTACGCGAGGTAATCTCCTATTGGCGAAGCGGTGAGCCAGTTGGCTCCGACGGCGACCTTGAAATCCACCATATCGACGTTGGGCAAGCCGATTCGACGCTGGTAGTCGCCCCCTCCGGTGAGACGATGCTCATCGATTCGGGCTATTGGCGACAAGACGGCTCGGGTGTCATCGCGTACCTCGAGGAGCAAGGTATCACGCGGATCGACCATCTGGTCACGACACATGCACATGCCGATCACATTGGCGGACACGCGGAAGTGATCAACCACTTCGAAACGAACGGCGACGGCGTCGGTGCCGTATATGATCCAGGTGTCCCGGCTACCTCACAGACGTACGAGGACTATCTCACCGCGATCGACGAACACAACGTTGACCTGTATGAGGTTGCCGAGGGCGATTCGATCGCGTTCGGGGATGCTACCGTTCAATTCCTCAACCCGCCTGAGAACAAGTCCAATGACGACCTCAACGATAACAGTCTCGCGTTCACCATCGAGTATGGCGAGACAACCTATTTGACGACTGGTGATGCAGAGGCGGCCGTTGAAGAACGGATGGTTGCAAAATGGGGTGACCAACTAGATGCCGACATCTACCAGGCGGGCCATCACGGCTCGTCCACCAGCTCGACGCAGCCGTTCATAGATATCGTTGATCCGAAGACCGCAGTGATCTCGAGTGGCTACGATAGTCAGTATGACCACCCGCATGACGAGGTACTCCAACGGTTTGGTGAGATGGCTTTGGTGAGATGGCTTTGGTGA
- a CDS encoding DUF3006 domain-containing protein — MDGTFTGVVDRVVDGDTAVILLEDEGGVVEQLDVDIETLPEEGQHEGALFTVRLEGGGLADLEYQPEREQKRRARLEAKFDRLSKRLDEE; from the coding sequence ATGGACGGCACGTTTACCGGCGTCGTGGACCGGGTCGTCGACGGCGACACGGCAGTCATCCTCCTCGAGGATGAGGGCGGTGTCGTTGAGCAGTTGGATGTCGATATCGAGACGTTGCCAGAAGAGGGGCAGCACGAGGGGGCGCTCTTCACCGTTCGCCTCGAAGGTGGTGGGCTTGCCGATCTCGAGTATCAGCCAGAACGCGAACAGAAACGCCGTGCCCGACTTGAGGCGAAGTTCGACCGTCTCTCAAAGCGGTTGGATGAAGAGTGA